A genomic stretch from Nitrospirota bacterium includes:
- the proB gene encoding glutamate 5-kinase, with the protein MNLDRKEVLHHARRVVVKVGASVLAPDGKPKAAVFSTLARQIAGLSGRKIQVVLVSSGAVASGRPVLGYSSNSISLEDKQAAAAVGQSLLMEAYRKAFSRLRGTVAQVLLTHDDFANRRRFLNARSTLNILLERRILPIVNENDTVATEEISIGDNDNLSALVASMIEADVLILLTNTNGLHDQDPNRSKDAQRIPLIVDVDETTARKAGGTASPYTVGGMLTKVEAAKKAALSGIPTVVADGRNAGVLPRLLKGEDLGTLFLPSPKALKSRKQWIAFSVKPKGKLILDEGACRAVQEQRKSLLPSGISHVEGDFDRGDAVSLATIAGQEIARGLTNYSSKELSRIRGVKSSSIESILGYKISDEVVHRDNLVTL; encoded by the coding sequence ATGAATCTCGACCGCAAGGAAGTTCTGCATCACGCCCGGCGCGTGGTGGTGAAAGTGGGCGCGAGCGTGCTCGCTCCGGATGGAAAACCGAAGGCGGCGGTCTTTTCCACGCTGGCACGGCAGATTGCCGGCCTTTCCGGACGGAAGATTCAGGTCGTGCTCGTCAGCTCCGGGGCCGTGGCCTCAGGCAGGCCGGTGCTGGGGTATTCAAGCAATTCCATTTCGCTGGAAGACAAACAGGCGGCCGCCGCCGTCGGGCAAAGCCTCTTGATGGAGGCGTACCGCAAGGCCTTCTCACGGCTGCGGGGCACCGTGGCGCAGGTGCTCCTCACGCACGATGACTTTGCGAACCGCCGTCGATTCCTGAATGCCCGCAGCACGCTGAACATTCTTCTTGAGCGCCGCATTCTGCCGATCGTCAATGAGAACGATACCGTGGCCACGGAGGAGATTTCGATCGGCGACAATGACAATCTCTCCGCGCTCGTGGCTTCCATGATCGAGGCGGATGTGCTCATCCTTCTCACCAACACGAATGGCCTGCACGACCAGGACCCGAATCGATCGAAGGACGCCCAGCGCATCCCCCTTATCGTGGATGTGGACGAAACCACGGCGCGGAAGGCCGGAGGCACGGCAAGCCCCTATACCGTGGGCGGAATGCTCACCAAAGTCGAGGCGGCGAAGAAGGCTGCGTTGTCGGGGATTCCCACAGTGGTGGCGGACGGACGGAACGCCGGGGTCCTTCCCCGCCTGCTGAAAGGGGAAGATTTGGGCACGCTGTTTCTGCCCAGCCCCAAAGCCCTCAAGAGCCGCAAGCAGTGGATCGCGTTCTCGGTGAAACCGAAGGGAAAACTGATTCTTGATGAAGGGGCATGCCGGGCCGTCCAGGAACAACGGAAAAGCCTGTTGCCTTCCGGCATCAGTCACGTCGAAGGCGACTTCGATCGGGGCGATGCAGTCTCGCTGGCCACGATCGCCGGCCAGGAGATCGCGCGTGGATTGACTAACTACAGCTCCAAGGAACTGTCGCGGATCCGAGGCGTGAAGTCGTCGTCCATCGAATCCATCCTCGGGTACAAGATCTCTGACGAAGTCGTACACCGGGACAATCTGGTGACGCTTTAG
- a CDS encoding DUF192 domain-containing protein — MILWVLLIAAFPGCSSASIDKTPPPPPPELPEVFESMETKSINFITERGEEITLDARFAASAVQQAAGYQNVPAAIIQKTFILFVFAGDHTSPFHMRNVLASLDIFFLDSAGKVVSLQRMDPDPQRLWSAGGTYRYALEGPAGFASERGLGADSHLELPLP; from the coding sequence TTGATACTTTGGGTTCTTCTCATCGCCGCATTTCCAGGTTGCTCCAGCGCCTCCATCGACAAGACGCCCCCCCCCCCACCACCGGAACTCCCGGAAGTATTTGAGAGCATGGAGACGAAGTCGATCAATTTCATCACGGAGCGGGGCGAGGAAATTACCCTGGACGCACGGTTCGCGGCCAGCGCGGTCCAGCAAGCGGCGGGATACCAGAATGTCCCGGCCGCAATCATTCAAAAGACGTTTATCCTTTTCGTTTTCGCCGGCGATCACACGTCGCCCTTTCACATGCGAAACGTGCTCGCTTCCCTGGACATCTTCTTTCTCGACTCCGCCGGGAAGGTCGTGAGCCTCCAGCGGATGGATCCAGATCCGCAGAGATTGTGGTCGGCGGGTGGAACCTACAGATATGCGCTGGAGGGTCCCGCCGGGTTTGCGTCGGAACGCGGCCTCGGAGCGGATTCCCATCTCGAACTCCCCCTCCCGTGA
- a CDS encoding alpha/beta hydrolase, whose amino-acid sequence MIERAIQAGPISFHCLEAGKGPIVLLLHGFPDHSRTFKHQIPALAKAGFRAIAPNLPGYAPTSPSTGNDYHLSCISEHIGRLIDTLGEKKVHLVGHDWGAGIAYVSAVLFPEKLHSITTMAVPHLRAVPVGFRKQPGQFRRSWYMIFFQLPFFPERALRANNFRLIEWFWTHWSPGWSWPKEDMEALKDTFRNPGVVEAAIEYYRALRDVASPEGRSTRKLGFSPVPVQTLALTGATDGCVTTKLFDYMDPRFFPAGLTIHRLPGAGHFLHLEKPEETTRRILDFLRE is encoded by the coding sequence GTGATCGAGCGGGCGATCCAAGCCGGACCGATTTCCTTCCACTGCCTCGAAGCCGGCAAAGGGCCGATCGTTCTTCTGCTTCACGGATTTCCCGACCACAGCCGGACGTTCAAACACCAGATTCCGGCCCTGGCCAAGGCCGGGTTCCGGGCCATTGCGCCGAACCTGCCGGGCTACGCGCCAACCTCTCCTTCGACGGGAAACGACTACCACCTGAGCTGCATCTCGGAACACATCGGAAGGCTCATCGACACCTTGGGGGAGAAAAAGGTTCATTTGGTCGGTCACGATTGGGGTGCGGGGATCGCCTATGTTTCCGCAGTCCTGTTTCCCGAGAAGCTTCATTCCATCACCACCATGGCGGTGCCGCATCTGCGGGCGGTTCCCGTTGGATTTCGCAAACAGCCCGGACAATTCCGTCGCTCGTGGTACATGATTTTTTTCCAACTGCCGTTCTTTCCGGAACGTGCCCTCCGCGCCAACAATTTCCGGTTGATCGAATGGTTCTGGACACACTGGTCGCCCGGCTGGAGTTGGCCCAAGGAAGACATGGAGGCGCTGAAAGACACCTTCCGGAATCCTGGTGTCGTCGAAGCGGCGATTGAGTACTACCGCGCGCTGAGGGATGTTGCCTCGCCCGAGGGCCGAAGTACGCGGAAGCTCGGTTTCTCACCTGTCCCCGTCCAGACGTTGGCCCTCACGGGTGCAACGGACGGCTGCGTGACGACGAAACTGTTCGACTACATGGATCCCAGATTCTTCCCCGCCGGACTGACAATCCATCGCCTCCCCGGTGCGGGGCACTTTCTACACCTGGAAAAACCTGAAGAAACGACTCGCCGGATTCTAGATTTCCTCCGGGAATAG
- a CDS encoding type II toxin-antitoxin system PemK/MazF family toxin, giving the protein MQRGEIWWANLPPPSGRRPVVLVSRERAIQTRRSIVVAVVTGAIRQLPVEVRLGPEDGLSKECVVNVDVLHTVPKAWLMNRITTLGSEKMEAVNTALRFALGLD; this is encoded by the coding sequence ATGCAGCGGGGTGAAATCTGGTGGGCGAACCTGCCTCCCCCATCGGGGAGGCGTCCGGTCGTCCTCGTTTCAAGAGAAAGAGCCATTCAGACTCGTCGTTCGATCGTTGTCGCCGTGGTCACGGGAGCGATCCGGCAACTCCCGGTTGAGGTTCGGCTGGGGCCGGAGGACGGCCTCTCGAAGGAATGTGTGGTAAACGTCGACGTTCTGCACACCGTTCCAAAGGCGTGGCTCATGAACCGGATAACAACGCTCGGCTCGGAGAAGATGGAAGCGGTCAACACCGCCCTCCGCTTCGCCCTGGGACTGGACTGA
- a CDS encoding ribbon-helix-helix protein, CopG family, protein MARAVRTAISLPAEDFEALERTRKRLKKPRSEIIREALRSWHRSREIAELERRYVEGYRKVPEDLKEIESLAKAATKSLPREKW, encoded by the coding sequence ATGGCGAGAGCGGTCCGCACGGCTATCAGTTTGCCCGCGGAGGATTTTGAAGCCTTGGAGAGGACGCGGAAACGATTGAAGAAGCCCCGCAGCGAGATCATTCGTGAGGCCCTACGGTCGTGGCATAGGAGCCGGGAGATCGCGGAGTTGGAGAGGAGGTATGTGGAAGGTTACCGGAAGGTCCCGGAGGACCTCAAGGAAATCGAGAGCCTCGCGAAAGCGGCCACCAAATCCCTGCCGCGAGAGAAGTGGTGA
- a CDS encoding helix-turn-helix transcriptional regulator: MKAHRSDCPYESTLRVIGGRWKILILRELFPGVRRFGQLAKGIRGISQRMLTQELRELEEDGIVRRKVFAQIPPRVDYSLTPLGRSLKPILEAMERWGLRQIASR, translated from the coding sequence ATGAAAGCTCATCGCTCAGACTGCCCGTATGAATCGACCCTGCGGGTCATTGGAGGTCGCTGGAAGATATTGATTCTGCGGGAACTCTTCCCCGGCGTCCGGCGCTTCGGCCAATTGGCCAAAGGCATCCGCGGAATCTCCCAGCGCATGTTGACTCAGGAGCTCCGCGAGTTGGAGGAGGATGGCATCGTTAGGCGCAAGGTCTTCGCCCAAATCCCCCCGCGGGTGGACTACTCCCTGACTCCGCTCGGTCGCAGCCTGAAGCCGATTCTGGAAGCTATGGAACGGTGGGGACTTCGGCAGATCGCTTCCCGCTGA
- a CDS encoding polyisoprenoid-binding protein — MDLKKTLRAAVPALLLAPQLAFAANYKVDPSHSSVGFTIAHLVIAEVEGRFDRFEATFAYDEKNPSKSSLEAKAYTESINTNEKKRDEHLRSGDFFDAKKFPEMTFKSSKVVPSTDGKSGQIFGTLTIRDVSKEVVFDVKLKGKIKDPWGNERAVFDASTKINRTDFGLKWNKALDAGGVVVGEEVTIRLKIEGVADKS; from the coding sequence ATGGACCTGAAAAAGACTCTCCGGGCCGCGGTGCCGGCCCTTCTGCTCGCGCCACAACTCGCGTTCGCCGCGAATTACAAAGTCGATCCCTCCCATTCCAGCGTCGGTTTCACCATCGCGCACCTGGTGATCGCCGAAGTCGAGGGGCGCTTCGACCGGTTCGAGGCGACGTTTGCCTACGACGAAAAGAACCCCTCGAAATCGTCGCTTGAAGCCAAAGCGTATACCGAGAGCATCAACACGAATGAGAAGAAGCGCGACGAGCATCTTCGCTCGGGTGATTTCTTCGACGCGAAGAAGTTTCCTGAAATGACGTTCAAGAGCTCCAAGGTGGTGCCTTCCACCGATGGAAAGTCAGGCCAGATTTTCGGCACGCTCACGATCCGCGACGTATCGAAGGAAGTCGTATTCGATGTGAAACTCAAGGGCAAGATCAAAGATCCTTGGGGAAACGAGAGGGCCGTCTTCGATGCAAGCACCAAGATCAATCGTACCGACTTCGGTCTGAAATGGAACAAGGCCCTCGATGCAGGTGGCGTGGTGGTGGGCGAAGAAGTCACCATCCGGCTCAAGATTGAAGGTGTAGCCGACAAGAGTTGA